The following are encoded together in the Streptomyces sp. NBC_00341 genome:
- a CDS encoding glycoside hydrolase family 6 protein, translating to MRTRGTTTHRLRRRLAVLSALAMGAALAVAVPAPASAAARVDNPYVGATAYVNPDWSAKAAAEPGGSAIADEPGFVWMDRIAAIEGSSEAMSLREHLDTALDQGANLFQVVIYDLPGRDCAALASNGELGPTELDRYKDEYIDPISEILADPAYANLRIVTIIEPDSLPNIVTNAGGSAGSTEACATMKANGNYEKGVGYALHTLGAIPNVYNYIDAAHHGWLGWDSNFVPAAQEFKKAATSEGATVSDVTGFIVNTANYSALKEPNFKITDTVNGAQVRQSKWIDWNYYTDELSFAQALRTELVSQGFASDIGMLIDTARNGWGGSDRPTGPGPQTSVDAYVDGGRVDRRIHAGNWCNQSGAGIGERPTAAPEPGIDAYVWAKPPGESDGNSAPIDNDEGKGFDRMCDPTYTGNGRNGNNLTGALPNSPLAGHWFSAQFQELVRNAYPALDGTPGGGGDDDDTQAPTAPTGVTVTAKTSGSVSLSWTASTDDTGVAGYDVFRGGVKVGSTTTTSYTDTGLTASTAYSYTVKAKDAAGNVSAASGALSATTSAGGGTGTGALKVQYKNTDSSATDNQIRMGLQLVNTGSTTVNLSTVKVRYWFTPEAGASTFGTACDYAVIGCGNLTHGVQSSGSTAAGASHYLEVGFGSGTLAAGASTGEMQLRLNKSDWSNFNEADDYSRSTTTSYADAPKIGVYVTGALSWGTAP from the coding sequence ATGAGAACCAGAGGCACCACCACGCACCGGCTACGCAGAAGGCTGGCCGTACTCTCCGCCCTGGCCATGGGCGCGGCACTGGCGGTCGCCGTCCCCGCACCCGCCTCGGCGGCGGCACGGGTCGACAACCCCTATGTGGGCGCCACGGCATACGTGAACCCCGACTGGTCCGCCAAGGCGGCGGCCGAGCCGGGAGGCAGTGCCATCGCCGACGAACCGGGATTCGTCTGGATGGACCGCATCGCGGCCATCGAGGGCTCGTCCGAGGCGATGAGCCTGCGCGAGCACCTCGACACGGCGCTGGACCAGGGCGCCAACCTGTTCCAGGTCGTCATCTACGACCTGCCGGGACGGGACTGCGCCGCGCTGGCTTCCAACGGGGAGCTCGGGCCGACCGAGCTGGACCGGTACAAGGACGAGTACATCGACCCGATCTCCGAGATCCTCGCGGACCCGGCGTACGCGAACCTGCGCATCGTCACGATCATCGAGCCCGACTCGCTGCCCAACATCGTCACCAACGCGGGCGGTTCGGCCGGCTCCACCGAGGCGTGCGCGACCATGAAGGCGAACGGCAACTACGAGAAGGGTGTCGGCTACGCCCTGCACACCCTCGGTGCCATTCCCAACGTGTACAACTACATCGACGCCGCCCACCACGGCTGGCTGGGCTGGGACTCCAACTTCGTCCCGGCCGCCCAGGAGTTCAAGAAGGCCGCCACGTCCGAGGGCGCCACGGTCTCCGACGTCACGGGCTTCATCGTGAACACGGCGAACTACTCGGCTCTCAAGGAGCCGAACTTCAAGATCACCGACACGGTCAACGGCGCTCAGGTCCGTCAGTCCAAGTGGATCGACTGGAACTACTACACCGATGAGCTGTCGTTCGCCCAGGCACTGCGCACCGAGCTGGTGAGCCAGGGCTTCGCCTCGGACATCGGCATGCTGATCGACACCGCCCGCAATGGCTGGGGCGGCAGCGACAGGCCCACCGGCCCCGGGCCGCAGACCAGTGTGGACGCCTATGTGGACGGTGGCCGGGTCGACCGGCGCATCCACGCGGGCAACTGGTGCAACCAGAGCGGTGCCGGCATCGGTGAACGTCCCACCGCCGCCCCGGAGCCCGGCATCGACGCGTACGTCTGGGCCAAGCCGCCGGGTGAGTCGGACGGCAACAGCGCCCCCATAGACAACGACGAGGGCAAGGGCTTCGACCGGATGTGCGACCCCACGTACACCGGTAACGGACGCAACGGCAACAACCTGACCGGCGCGCTGCCCAACTCGCCGCTGGCGGGCCACTGGTTCTCCGCACAGTTCCAGGAGCTCGTCCGCAACGCCTACCCCGCGCTCGACGGCACCCCGGGTGGCGGCGGCGATGACGACGACACCCAGGCGCCGACCGCGCCCACCGGAGTGACCGTCACGGCGAAGACCAGCGGCAGTGTCTCGCTGTCCTGGACCGCGTCGACCGATGACACCGGGGTGGCCGGCTACGACGTGTTCCGTGGCGGAGTGAAGGTGGGCTCCACCACCACGACCTCGTACACGGACACCGGTCTGACGGCTTCGACCGCCTACAGCTACACGGTCAAGGCCAAGGACGCGGCCGGCAACGTCTCTGCGGCCTCCGGCGCGCTCTCCGCCACCACCTCCGCGGGCGGCGGCACCGGGACGGGCGCGCTCAAGGTCCAGTACAAGAACACCGACTCCTCCGCCACCGACAACCAGATCCGGATGGGTCTGCAACTGGTCAACACCGGCAGCACCACGGTGAACCTCTCCACGGTGAAGGTGCGGTACTGGTTCACCCCGGAAGCCGGGGCCTCCACCTTCGGCACCGCCTGCGACTACGCGGTGATCGGCTGCGGAAACCTGACCCACGGCGTGCAGTCCTCCGGCAGCACGGCGGCCGGTGCCAGCCACTACCTGGAGGTCGGCTTCGGCAGCGGCACGCTCGCCGCGGGCGCCTCCACGGGTGAGATGCAGCTGCGGCTGAACAAGAGCGACTGGTCCAACTTCAACGAGGCCGACGACTACAGCCGTTCGACGACCACGAGCTACGCCGACGCGCCGAAGATCGGCGTGTACGTGACCGGCGCGCTCTCCTGGGGCACCGCTCCCTGA
- a CDS encoding lysophospholipid acyltransferase family protein: MFYYLLKYVVLGPLLRLFFRPVIEGTEHIPADGAAIVAGNHLSFSDHFLMPAIIKRRITFLAKAEYFTGPGVKGRLTAAFFRSAGQIPVDRSGKEAGQAAIREGLGVLNRGELLGIYPEGTRSHDGRLYKGKVGVAVMAIRGQAPVVPCAMVGTFEIQPPGKVVPRLKQVTIRFGEPLDFSRYAGLENEKAAIRAVTDEIMYAILGLSGQEYVDEYAAKVKAADQAERPGKFPKLRR, translated from the coding sequence GTGTTCTATTACCTGCTCAAGTACGTCGTCCTGGGACCGCTGCTGCGGCTGTTCTTCCGGCCCGTCATCGAGGGCACGGAGCACATTCCGGCGGACGGCGCGGCGATCGTCGCAGGCAATCATCTGTCGTTCTCCGACCACTTCCTGATGCCCGCGATCATCAAACGCCGCATCACCTTCCTCGCGAAGGCCGAGTACTTCACCGGCCCCGGCGTGAAGGGCCGGCTGACCGCCGCGTTCTTCCGGAGCGCCGGCCAGATCCCGGTGGACCGGTCCGGGAAGGAGGCGGGGCAGGCCGCGATCCGCGAGGGGCTCGGGGTGCTGAACAGGGGCGAGCTGCTGGGCATCTATCCGGAGGGCACCCGTTCGCACGACGGCCGGCTCTACAAGGGCAAGGTCGGGGTCGCGGTGATGGCCATCAGGGGGCAGGCGCCGGTGGTGCCGTGCGCCATGGTCGGCACCTTCGAGATCCAGCCTCCCGGCAAGGTCGTGCCGCGCCTCAAGCAGGTCACCATCCGCTTCGGCGAGCCGCTGGACTTCTCCCGCTACGCCGGGCTGGAGAACGAGAAGGCGGCGATCCGGGCGGTCACCGACGAGATCATGTACGCGATCCTGGGCCTCTCCGGGCAGGAGTACGTCGATGAGTACGCGGCCAAGGTGAAGGCCGCCGACCAGGCCGAACGGCCCGGAAAGTTCCCGAAACTGCGACGCTGA